The Homo sapiens chromosome 21, GRCh38.p14 Primary Assembly DNA window GTGGCCACTGGGCACCTGCTCCTCTAGGCCGTGTGGGCTGGGGCTCAGGGCTGGTCCTTCCCACTGTCCTGCAGCTGGTGGTTCAGAGGCTGGGCTTCGACACCCGTGTAACTGTGCTGGGCCACGTGCAGCGGGGAGGGACGCCCTCTGCCTTCGACCGGATCCTGGTAAGTGGCCATCACCCTGCCCTGCGTACGTGCGTGGGTAAGcgtggtgtgtgggtgtgggtgtgggcaGTGTGCACGCGAGCATGGCACGTGCACTGTGTCCATGTGGCTGTGGGTGAGTGTCCgtgtctgtgtgtgggggtgtATGTGTGGGGGACGCGTGGTCcttgtgggtgtgtctgtgtgtgtctggtccgtgtgggtgtgtgtggcagtgtgtgtgggtgtgtgtcagtgtgggtgtgtgtgggtgttccCTCAAGCTGTTGCTCCTCCTGGGGGAGACTGAGGCCTGGCTTCTCCGTTCCCCTGCAGGTATAGGGAACTCAGACCTGGGGACCATGGGAGGCCCCCCACCAGCCTGTGCCTCCTGGCTGTTCTGACCCCCACCCTCTGCCAGCCCAACGTGGCAGCAGTCAGGGCCAGGGGCAGGCCCTGGGAGAGGGGCTGGGTGGGCAGAGGGTGGTGCCCATGGCGCCTGTGGCGTCACAGTCTGGGAGGCTGGTGCTGGGAGGGAGCATTCGGGGTCTGGCCTGGCCTCGCCGTCCTTGGTCCTGATCACcgctgggtctcactttgtcctctgcaaaatgggaatgaagTTGGAGCCAAATGGAGTGGGTCTGGGGCCAGGAAGGCACCATGGTAGGCAAAATGCCTGTGTATGAGGGTGGTCACCCTCTCAGGCAGGGCCAGAGACTGTCAGACAGGTGGGACTTGTGCTGAGGGAGACCAGGTGACTGCGCCCAGCCCTGtgactgcacctggccctgtgaCTCGTGTGCTGAGCCGAGCATTCCCAGGGAACCCACACAGCTGGACGAGGGCCACTCTATAGAGGGGAGGCTTCCTCAGAGAGGGGCCCCGCCGACCTAGCCAGGCAGCTGCTGTCCCCTCTGTGAGGCCTCAGGCTCACTCTGAAGAGCCTCTTGAGGGGCCGGGGACATCAGGGCAAGCCAGCCGCTGCTGAgcctggggtgatggaaatgccGCTGCTGTGACCGGGCCAGCCATGCACTCCCAGCCTGCAGGCTGCTGGGTTTTCCAGCCAGTGTCTTGGATGCCTGATGCCGGGTGTGAAACAAAGGACAGTTGATCGCCCCTAGCCGCGGCTGTCACCCAGAGCGTCAGCATTCTTGTGCTCCCTGAGCCCGTATTCCCACTGGGTGCTGCGAAGGGGCCAGGGGACCCTAGCACGTGCAGTGGTAACCTGCACTTTTCCAAGGAGCCTCATCCTGCATGGGGGGTGTCTCCGAGGCTGCTCCCTAAACAGCGTCCTGGAGAGACTGCCCAGAATAAGGTGCCGCCTGTGCCTCACTTGCAAGATGAAAAAACCTGTGTGGAACACGGAGGGCTGTCTGTGGCCCCGGGGGTCCAGCTGCTGGGCTTCTACAGGGCTGGCCACTGGTGGTCATGGGACGGCCACGGCAACCGCAGGCCTGGCTTTCTTGTCCACTGTGGCCGGTTCccggggtggggctggggcctgCCTTTGCAGTGTGTCCCTGGGGGGCAGCTCCTGGATGTGTCCTCTGCCCAGCCCTTTGGCCGGTGCGGACACACACCAGGGAAGTCACGACATGAGGGCCTCCACGGGAGGATCCATCGCAGCGGATGGGGCCCTGGGGACCTGGCTCCCGCCCTTGCCTTGCGCGCCTAGCGATGGCAGCGAGCGACGGTGGGTGGGTCGCATTGCATGGCACCCTGCAGCCAGCAGTGCAGGCTGGGCCTTCCAGCAGGGCAGCGAGGACTCTGTGAAATGGTGTCTGGTGTGCCGTCGTGAATGCTGGTCAGACACGTTTCCATCTCTGATGCCACCTGTTCTGGAAGCTTCCGTCAGCGTGGGGGGCTCTGGAAGCTGGGGTTTGCACATCTACAGAGGATGGGCATGTGGCTTGGGGTAGAGGGACCAAGTGGGTGTGCCAGCCTGAACCCTTCCCCACAGAGCAGCAAGATGGGCATGGAGGCGGTGATGGCGCTGCTGGAAGCCACGCCTGACACGCCGGCCTGCGTGGTCACCCTCTCGGGGAACCAGTCAGTGCGGCTGCCCCTCATGGAGTGCGTGCAGATGGTAAGCCCTGGGCCCCCCCCATCAGAACCGCCTGGCCCCTCTCCCCAGTCCCCACTCACAGGCCCCACTGCTCTCTGGGGGCCCCAGCACTGTGAGCACCGGAGGGCAGGGCCTCGTGGCTGGCCCAGGGCATCCCAGGtctccagggaggggagggatgtGAGCACATCCCTGGGTGGGACGTGGGACCTGGGACGTTCCCCAGGAGGTGTGTCGGAGCTGCAGGGAGCCTGGTGAGCATGGGAAGTCACAGGGGTCCACGGCCACTGAGCTTCTGTAGGCAGTGGTGGGAGTTGGGGTTACGATGGGACGGAGGAGGAGGGGCCAGTGATCAGAGCAGAGCCCTGGGAGGAGCTCAGGCAGGTGATGGGGAACACTGGGGTGGCTGGAGCAGGGACCCCAGGAGAGGAGGTACGGGGAAGGCAGAGGCGAGGGGGCCGGGTGTGGGGGCTGGTCCAGCCCTGGCTCGGTGGGTTTGGAGGCCTGCAACTGGGGCAGAGTGCCCTGcctggagctggagctgctgaGAGGTGAGGAGGGCAGCTGGGGGCAGGGTAGGGCCTCCTGGTCTCAGCCAGCCCCAGAAGAGCTGGCCTTGGTGGTGACCGCTGTTCCTAGGGAGAGGCTGCCAGGCCTGGGCCAGGGTCAGGAGATGCCGGCCAGATCTGCCCTCGTCAGGCCCACCAGACAGGGCAGTAGCCATGGGTGTGCGGGCCAGGCTCTCCATAGTCTGtgttctgtttctcttccttaAGACCAAGGAAGTGCAGAAAGCCATGGATGACAAGAGGTTTGACGAGGCCACCCAGCTCCGTGGTGGGTAAGCCCCCTCAGCAGACCCCTGCACTCTTACATGGCTGGGTCCCGGTGCCAGGCAGCATGTGCTGCAGTGGCGCTATGCACGCCTGGCCTGGGTCATCCTTCTAGGCACCGCGTCTGAAGATCGAGGGAGGAAGGGGCCTGCGGGTGGTACAGGAGGCGGGCTGGGAGGTGTGGTACCACAGGAGACCCTGGGCGGTGGCACGGGCAGGGCCCAGTGCACAGGGATCTGGGCATGGCGAGGGGATGAGAAGCTGTGGATACAAGCCCAGGACATGGGGTGGCCCCGCGGGGGCTGGGAAGGCTGGCAGATGTTGGGTGTGGGTACCACCCCCCTGCAGGCGTCCTGGCGGCCGGGTCAGGCTGGATTGGACGTCTGGGTTCCCATGCGTGCCTCCACCCGCTACCAAGGTGGCCAACCCTCCCTTGAGCTGGATGCCGGCCACGTGCTTTGCTGCACGGGCTGGCGTGGCCTCGTGTTGTGTTGGGGGTCTCGCACCTTCTGTGGAAGGTGCCCTGCCTGGCATGCGCGGTGTCTGCTGCCTCATGGCTGAGCTTCCATCGGGCCGTGTGCCTGTGACCAGCCTCCTGGGCTCTGTCACGGCTGCGCTGTGGCTGTACGCCGTGGCGCTGCAGGGCTGTGCATGGTGTGACCCGAATCCCTTCCAGGAGCTTCGAGAACAACTGGAACATTTACAAGCTCCTCGCCCACCAGAAGCCCCCCAAGGAGAAGGTGAGGCAGGGAGCGGCGCCCACAGAGGGAGGAACGGGCTCAGTTATTCTGCAGCCTCTTCACGCTGGCCCCGTGGCTGGGCCTGCCTGCCCCCACCTTCCCTCCTGCTGGGGTCCGAGCTGTGAGCTGGGAGGGTGGGCCTGACCTCTGCCTGGGCTCAGGCACCACTGTGGCTGGCAGGTCCCGGGTGCTGGGACCCTGGCTGCAGGGCTGGCTGTTGCTTCTCAGTGGTGGATGGAAATGAAGTCAGGCCACAGGCTTAACTCAGGAGAGGAGAAGCCATTGTGTAGAAAATGTCCCCCGgggccaggctcacacctgtaatcccagcactttggaaggctgaggtggccagttcacctgaggtcaggagttcgagaccagcctggccaacatggtgaaactccgtctctactaaaaatacaaaaattagctgggcgtggtggtggcacatgcctgtaatcacagctactcaggaggctgaggcaggagaatagcttgaacttgggaggtggagggtgcagtgagccgagatcgtgccattgcactccagcccgggcggcaagagtgaaactctgaaaataaaatgttcccaAACAGCTGAAAACCTCAGGAAATGGGATCTCTCCAAAATAAGGATGAAATGGCTTGTTTCTAAAGTCCTGGGGGACGAGGGTCCTGTAGAGAGAGTCACGGCCAGTGAGGTCCTGGCTCCCAAGCCCCTTGAGCCACAGCCGGAGCTGCAGGCCGGGGCAGACAGCGTGGCCCAGCCTGAGTCTGGTCCTCCCTTCCATGGACATCTTTGGGTGTCCCTGCTGCTCCAGCCTCCTGCTTATCCCCAGAGCTAGTCAGCGGGCTCTACCCTCCGTGGTGGGGCAACCTGGTCTCCACGAACCCAGAACCTGGCAGGGGCGTGACTGGCTTTGTGGGCAGCAGGGCTGGCTCGTACCAGGACCCAGTGGGGCCATGTGGCTATGGAGCCCTTGGGTGTGGCTGCTGCCAAGTGGGATGTGCTGCACGTGACAGGTGCACGCCAGGTTCAGAGCCTCAGCACGGTGGGTGGAGGGGAGGTGGTGGCGGCCGTCACTGGATTCACATGGATGTGGTGGGGTTTTGGGTCCATCAGGTTAAATTAACTGTAGTCCTGATGGGACTGTCTCCatgtcttttcccttcccttaaCGTGGCTACTAGAAAACAGGATAGCCAGGGCCCCTTCCTTACTCGTGGCTGTGCACCCCCCACCCTCCCGCCCGCTGCCAGCCCCTTGTGTGGGCACTGACCTGTGTTCCCGCCCGCAAGCCTGGCTTCACAACAGTGCTCGCCCCTTCTGCCTCCTCTGTTGCCTGCGTGCCAGGGGGCCAGGCTTGCACCGTGTCTCTTTTGGTCTTCACCAGAATCTTCTGGAATTAGAACAGATACCGTATTCCCAGGGCAGTTGGGCGGTGTGCTGGGCAGCGTCCAGGCTGCTGGCAGGGCCTGGCCCCTTTTTCCAGAACCTGCCGGCCTGCTGACCTCCTGTGCAGGTTGGGGGTCCCCTCCCCGGCTGTGCCTCACGCTCATCTCCCCTTCTCTCTGAAGTCTAACTTCTCCCTGGCCATCCTGAATGTGGGGGCCCCGGCGGCTGGCATGAATGCGGCCGTGCGCTCGGCGGTGCGGACCGGCATCTCCCATGGACACACAGTATACGTGGTGCACGATGGCTTCGAAGGCCTAGCCAAGGGTCAGGTGGGTCCGGCCGGGGCAAACAAGTGAGGACTTGGGCCTTCTGTGTGCACACTTGGGGCATTTCCTGTGGAAGGCCGGctgctggaggtggaggctgagacCTGGGTCCGCGTGTCGGTGCCCACCCGGGCCTGGGTACTCAGCTCTGCCTGCAGCGTGATGCCCAACACTGGCTGGCCCCCGGGCACAGGCCCACCCCTGGGGGGAATTGGCCAGAGGCTCAGGCTGGCCCCTGAAGCTGCATCTCCTCCTGGCAGGTGCAAGAAGTAGGCTGGCACGACGTGGCCGGCTGgttggggcgtggtggctccatGCTGGGGACCAAGAGGTGAGCTGCCTGCTGCGGGTACCTGGGGGCAGGAGGGCCAGGGCGCAGTATCCAGGCCCTGCAGGTGGGGGCGGCAAGGGGAACCCAGCCCGGGGCCCTGGGCTCGGCCCCTCTTCCTGCTGGTGGTCTGCCCAGAGCAGGCTTCACGCCTCCTGCCTGGGGCTTCCTGGCCTGAGCTCCGCTGTGTAGGGCAGGCTGCTCTGGCGGCCCCATGCCCATGGTGGGCTCTCCGTGGCAAGGAAGCTGGCGAGCGTCTGTCCCTGCCTGGCCAGGCCAGGCAGCCTGCACTGTCAGCACTCTGGCTGAGGCTATGGGCCTGTCTGATGGCTTTTGTCCCAGGGCCTGAGACCCTTCTGTGGGCATGGGGTGGGCACAGTCCCCCTGTGTGACTACAGGGGAAGTTGCTGAGTCCTGAGCCACTGAGTGGCTGCAAGGGCCAGAGGAAGCATCCGCTCCTGCCGCTGAGTGTTGGGCGAGAAAGCCTCGGGCAGGAAGGGGTTCCCACGGGGAGCCCAGCGGGGTGGGGGGTTCACTCGGTTGCCTGGCCGGTGCCTGGTGATGCTGAGTGGTGCCCAGGCGGCTCACGCTGGGCCTGTGTGTCCCTCTCCGTGTGGAGCCACAGCGCCACATCCCGGGCATTGCAGCGACTGCTGACTGGCTCGGGGAACGGCCAAGGCAATGCCTTTCTGTGATCAGATGCAATCTGGACACGCGTCCCCGGGTGCTGCGTGTTCATGCGGATGTGTCTTTGACTGCAGGACCCTGCCCAAGGGCCAGCTGGAGTCCATTGTGGAGAACATCCGCATCTATGGTATTCACGCCCTGCTGGTGGTCGGTGGGTTTGAGGTGAGAGCTGCCCACGGACGAAAAAGCCCCAGGGCACAGGAGACCCAAGGTGTCCTCCCGCCGAGGGGGCCCATCCTGAAAACCCGTGTGCTGGCTGGGCCGATGCAGGGGCCGAGAGGGTCGGGGTTTTAAGTGCTGTGTGTGGGCTCGGGAGGGCACCCGTGTGCCAGCTGGGCTGATGCAGGGGCCGAGAGGGTTGGGGTTTTAAGTGCTGTGTGTGGGCTCGGGAGGGTTCTTTACTTTCTCCGGAAAGCTTCACAAGGTTCCGATTAACCCCAgtgctggggaggggcaggggaggaaggggaCTCGGAAGCTGGAGGACGAGAAAGAAGGGAGGCGGAGGAGGCAGAGGTGTAGGTGCTGGACGGCATCGCTGAACGTGGTGTCCTGGCACTGGGCAAGCTGTCactaaataatgaataaatgacagCCCTTCCCCCTTGCCCTCCATGGAGTGGATCTGGGGTCAGAGTGGGTTGGAGGAGACTCCTGACCCTCCTTAGAGTCCAGTTTCCCTGGTAGGCATCCTGAGATGACACCAGGCTGACTGCCTGGCCCAGCCCCAGGGGATTGAGCAGGTGGGTCCTGGCGTCCAGCACGGGGCACATGACAGGTCAGCAGGGAGCAGGGCTGGGCGGCCGCCGGCAGAGCCTGTCCCCGGCCCACCCTGGCCTCGGTGCTGCCCTTGACCTGCCCCGTCCCTACTGCTGCAGGCCTATGAAGGGGTGCTGCAGCTGGTGGAGGCTCGCGGGCGCTACGAGGAGCTCTGCATCGTCATGTGTGTCATCCCAGCCACCATCAGCAACAACGTCCCTGGCACCGACTTCAGCCTGGGCTCCGACACTGCTGTAAATGCCGCCATGGAGGTACGGGGCTCCTGGACACCGGCCTGCCATGCCCAGGCCCTTGTGGGGTGGGGCTGAGCCTACGGAGGCTGCTGGAGGGGATAGTGTGTGGTGAGCACCTGGGAGGGCTGCCAGGGTTGGGGTTTGTGGGGCACAGGCCCGGGTGAAGGGGCTCAGCTCCCTGCCATAGCCACTTCCAGGTCCAGGGGGGCCCTGCGTTGTTCCTCGCTACTGTGATGAGctcagatggggagactgaggcgggaatGTCCCTGCGCCCCAGTGCTGGGTAGTCTAAGAGCAGCGCCTGGCCTCTGTCCAAGGGTGCCAGGGACACCCCTGCCCACTCACAGCCAGTGTGTGTGCAGGCTGCTGTCCACTGTGCCCTGGGGGGTGGGGTCGCCTGGTTGAGAACCCCTGGTCCTGTGGGGCCCAGGTGGGAGGTGGGCCCAAGCCTGGTGCTGCTGGCTGTCTGGGTGCGTCAGCCCCAGGCTGGCTTTGGAGACACAGGGCTCCCTGCAGGGTAGCCATGCCGACGGCCTACAGGGAAGGGTGGGCACGTGGAGGACCCCCGACCCCCCCTTGTCCCCCAGAGCTGTGACCGCATCAAACAGTCTGCCTCGGGGACCAAGCGCCGTGTGTTCATCGTGGAGACCATGGGGGGTTACTGTGGCTACCTGGCCACCGTGACTGGCATTGCTGTGGGGGCCGACGCCGCCTACGTCTTCGAGGACCCTTTCAACATCCACGACTTAAAGgtgagcccagcccagcccctgctgCGGCAGACCTGCCGGCATGCCAGCCTGGGCCCCAGACACTCAGGCCGGCCAGCGCAGGGCAGGGCCCGGGCAGGTGGGACGCGTAGCCCAGTGCTCCTGCTGGCCCCGGATCGCCGGTCAGCCTGGAATTCCCTCCCCACAGTCCTCCGGCTCATCCGTGTCCGCCCCTCCCGCAGGTCAACGTGGAGCACATGACGGAGAAGATGAAGACAGACATTCAGAGGGGCCTGGTGCTGCGGTGAGGCTGCCGTGGGTCCCTGGCCACAGCTGCGCGTCCAACTCtcggggctggggtggggctgctGAGGAGCGGCTGGGCAGGAGAAGGCAGGAGGGGTCCTTGGAGAGGGTGGGCCAGGGCGGCTTTCCTGGGAGCTGCCACTCCCTctcccaggcctggcccagcGGGGACTCAGGATCGGGGGGAGACCTGAACTCGTTCCCGCCGACTCAGGCCCTGCTGCCCCTCTCAGGAACGAGAAGTGCCATGACTACTACACCACGGAGTTCCTGTACAACCTGTACTCATCAGAGGGCAAGGGCGTCTTCGACTGCAGGACCAATGTCCTGGGCCACCTGCAGCAGGTGTGGGGCAGGGGTGAGGCTCTGAGAGGCCTGcccctctttcctgccaccatctGTCCCCGGCCCCAGGGGTCCCAGCCCTCACGGGCACCCACGGGCACTCCCGGCAGGCCCTCGGGCACGTGTGCCCTTCCCCAGTGAGGGGACCGAGGCCTGTATCTAGGTGAGGTCTCATTTCAagaaggggtggggctggggctggagccgGGGCCCGAGCCAGGGCATTCACATGCTGAGCCGagctccccacccctgccaggcCTCCCGCGGCCACTTCCGCCGAACCCCTCACCTAGATCCCCGCATGCTCCCTGCCTTATGGTGGCCCTGCAGGAAGCCCGCGTCCTGGGGTTTTCTGAGCCAGGGAGGGGAGTCAGGGTGGCTGGGCATGGGGCCCGAGGTGATGGGGCCCGAGGTGGGGCCGCTGGCTGCCGATGCAGGGCCCAGGAGTCACTTGACTTGGCCAGGGGCAGCCGACTGCCGGCCTCGGGAGGCAGCTTCTGGCCTGGACTTGGAGCTGGAGAGAGCAGGCAGGGTCCTCGATCGGGAACAGACGGGAACGGTGCACGGGTTGGAAGGAATGGGTGTTCACAAGCTGCCTGGGAGGCTCCCCGTGGGGATCCTGTCTGCACTGGCGTTGGCCTTGGCCCAGGCAGCCCAGGGGAGTCCAGGGAACCGGGCCTCACCTGTTTCCAGGGTGGCGCTCCAACCCCCTTTGACCGGAACTATGGGACCAAGCTGGGGGTGAAGGCCATGCTGTGGTTGTCGGAGAAGCTGCGCGAGGTTTACCGCAAGGGTAGGTGGTGGGTGCGACCCGAGGCCTCACTTTGCCCTCCCCTGGCTCCCTGGGGCAGGGCCTCACCATGGAGGGCTGCCACGTGCCTCTGTTTGCAGGACGGGTGTTCGCCAATGCCCCAGACTCGGCCTGCGTGATCGGCCTGAAGAAGAAGGCGGTGGCCTTCAGCCCCGTCACTGAGCTCAAGAAAGACACTGATTTCGAGTGAGTTCCACCAAAGCCTCGTGGAGGCGGGTGGGGCTGAGGGGTGGCCCAGACCTTCCCTGAGGCAGGTGTGCCAGGCCCAGCCCCACTGGCACCCTGACCCCGCAAGGCCTCCTGGGCCCCCATGCCCAGGTCCCCGCCAGGCCGTGGAGAGCAGGGACCATGCCCAAGTCTTCTGAGCACAACACTGGGCAATCCTTTCGGGTGGGCATGGGGGCACAGCGGGTAGCCAGGAGTGGGCACGCTTGAGGGCGGCTGAGGCTGACTCTGTGCTGTGCCTCCGAGGGATGGGGACCCCAGACCTGTCCCAGCTCCACGGATACCGAGATGTTCAGACAGAGGGGCATGCACAGGCTGCAGGGtcggggggggtgggggggctgggGACGTGGCTGAAGAGCTGCCCTGACCCCTGACTCCCCATCATCCTCCCATCCCCGTCCTGCACAGGCACCGCATGCCACGGGAGCAGTGGTGGCTGAGCCTGCGGCTCATGCTGAAGATGCTGGCACAATACCGCATCAGTATGGCCGCCTACGTGTCAGGGGAGCTGGAGCACGTGACCCGCCGCACCCTGAGCATGGACAAGGGCTTCTGAGGCCAGCCATGCCCacgcccctccccagcccccacccatgCCAGCGCAGCGCCAGGGCTCAGATGGGGCCTGGGCTGTTGTGTCTGGAGCCTGCAGGCAGGTGGGGGCTGCGTCCCTGCTCAGCCCATCCCCTGCCTCTATCCCTGGCCACCTGCCAGGCCTCCCTCGGGCTGGTgtcttgagaccagcctgccaggCCCTCCAGCAGGAGGACAGAGTGCCCTGGGGCATCCACCTTCCTGCCCAGGGGACGTGGCGCTGTCGGTGTTTGGAGGCTGCTGCCCCCTGGCTTTGGCGCCCCATGGGCCCTCAGCGTCTCCCCATGCTGGGCTCACTACATGGGCCAGCCCTTGCTCTACCTGGCCGGTAGGCTGCTGGCGCCTAGGTTGTGTTGAGAGGGGGATGCCCCTGGCCCTGCCTCACTGTGACCTGCTCCTGCCCACGTGCAGCACCTGTCAccttttctagaaataaaatcacCCTGACTGTGGGGTGCATCGGTCTCCGGAgagcacagcctgcagaactccTCAGAGAGAGGGGGGAGCAGCACCGAGCGGCCAGCCCAGTGGGCAGCAGCCCCAGGGGTGGAGGGCCCTCTGGCCAGTGCCTGGGCCAGGTCAAAGGGACATGTGCCCTGAGAGGCCACAGGTGCTCTCCAGGACTCCCTGGGGGCCACCAGGGTGACCTGAGCCCCTCCTGGTCCTCCCCTGGGGGCAGAAGGGTACAGCCTCACTCCTCTGTCTCCCCAACCTCAGCCTGAGTGGGGGTCTCCAACCTGCAGGCTGGTGGCTGGCTTGAGCCAGTATCCAGGAGACATTGATGGTGGACACGCAAGAGGGGAAAAGAAGGCAGCGCAGAGCTGCGCCCACCAGGGGCTAGGGCTGAGTCCTGCAGGCGGCTACGGGGTGGTGGACGCCCTGCTTGCAGGATGCCTGTTAACCTCAGCGTCGAAGCCTGCGCTCTGCATCATGAACGTGGGAGGTGCTTGCCCAAGAGGGCTGCTTCCTGCCCGCAGTGCCACCCTGGGGATGTGGTTTTGGGACACAGGAGGTGTCTCAAGGGAGACCCTGGCTTGGAGGGGCCTAAGGGCCACTTTGAGGGCCCCTGGGCAGTCTCCTGGTTG harbors:
- the PFKL gene encoding ATP-dependent 6-phosphofructokinase, liver type isoform X5 — encoded protein: MSRLGGMNAAVRAVTRMGIYVGAKVFLIYEGYEGLVEGGENIKQANWLSVSNIIQLGGTIIGSARCKAFTTREGRRAAAYNLVQHGITNLCVIGGDGSLTGANIFRSEWGSLLEELVAEGKISETTARTYSHLNIAGLVGSIDNDFCGTDMTIGTDSALHRIMEVIDAITTTAQSHQRTFVLEVMGRHCGYLALVSALASGADWLFIPEAPPEDGWENFMCERLGETRSRGSRLNIIIIAEGAIDRNGKPISSSYVKDLVVQRLGFDTRVTVLGHVQRGGTPSAFDRILSSKMGMEAVMALLEATPDTPACVVTLSGNQSVRLPLMECVQMTKEVQKAMDDKRFDEATQLRGGSFENNWNIYKLLAHQKPPKEKSNFSLAILNVGAPAAGMNAAVRSAVRTGISHGHTVYVVHDGFEGLAKGQVQEVGWHDVAGWLGRGGSMLGTKRTLPKGQLESIVENIRIYGIHALLVVGGFEAYEGVLQLVEARGRYEELCIVMCVIPATISNNVPGTDFSLGSDTAVNAAMESCDRIKQSASGTKRRVFIVETMGGYCGYLATVTGIAVGADAAYVFEDPFNIHDLKVNVEHMTEKMKTDIQRGLVLRNEKCHDYYTTEFLYNLYSSEGKGVFDCRTNVLGHLQQGGAPTPFDRNYGTKLGVKAMLWLSEKLREVYRKGRVFANAPDSACVIGLKKKAVAFSPVTELKKDTDFEHRMPREQWWLSLRLMLKMLAQYRISMAAYVSGELEHVTRRTLSMDKGF
- the PFKL gene encoding ATP-dependent 6-phosphofructokinase, liver type isoform X4, which produces MSRLGGMNAAVRAVTRMGIYVGAKVFLIYEEQRMPYCLSPSPRGRFGARPPSWGYEGLVEGGENIKQANWLSVSNIIQLGGTIIGSARCKAFTTREGRRAAAYNLVQHGITNLCVIGGDGSLTGANIFRSEWGSLLEELVAEGKISETTARTYSHLNIAGLVGSIDNDFCGTDMTIGTDSALHRIMEVIDAITTTAQSHQRTFVLEVMGRHCGYLALVSALASGADWLFIPEAPPEDGWENFMCERLGETRSRGSRLNIIIIAEGAIDRNGKPISSSYVKDLVVQRLGFDTRVTVLGHVQRGGTPSAFDRILSSKMGMEAVMALLEATPDTPACVVTLSGNQSVRLPLMECVQMTKEVQKAMDDKRFDEATQLRGGSFENNWNIYKLLAHQKPPKEKSNFSLAILNVGAPAAGMNAAVRSAVRTGISHGHTVYVVHDGFEGLAKGQVQEVGWHDVAGWLGRGGSMLGTKRTLPKGQLESIVENIRIYGIHALLVVGGFEAYEGVLQLVEARGRYEELCIVMCVIPATISNNVPGTDFSLGSDTAVNAAMESCDRIKQSASGTKRRVFIVETMGGYCGYLATVTGIAVGADAAYVFEDPFNIHDLKVNVEHMTEKMKTDIQRGLVLRNEKCHDYYTTEFLYNLYSSEGKGVFDCRTNVLGHLQQGGAPTPFDRNYGTKLGVKAMLWLSEKLREVYRKGRVFANAPDSACVIGLKKKAVAFSPVTELKKDTDFEHRMPREQWWLSLRLMLKMLAQYRISMAAYVSGELEHVTRRTLSMDKGF
- the PFKL gene encoding ATP-dependent 6-phosphofructokinase, liver type isoform X7 — protein: MTWLLEPSPVEPRGRAEMEPNRRGWPKTRSRGSRLNIIIIAEGAIDRNGKPISSSYVKDLVVQRLGFDTRVTVLGHVQRGGTPSAFDRILSSKMGMEAVMALLEATPDTPACVVTLSGNQSVRLPLMECVQMTKEVQKAMDDKRFDEATQLRGGSFENNWNIYKLLAHQKPPKEKSNFSLAILNVGAPAAGMNAAVRSAVRTGISHGHTVYVVHDGFEGLAKGQVQEVGWHDVAGWLGRGGSMLGTKRTLPKGQLESIVENIRIYGIHALLVVGGFEAYEGVLQLVEARGRYEELCIVMCVIPATISNNVPGTDFSLGSDTAVNAAMESCDRIKQSASGTKRRVFIVETMGGYCGYLATVTGIAVGADAAYVFEDPFNIHDLKVNVEHMTEKMKTDIQRGLVLRNEKCHDYYTTEFLYNLYSSEGKGVFDCRTNVLGHLQQGGAPTPFDRNYGTKLGVKAMLWLSEKLREVYRKGRVFANAPDSACVIGLKKKAVAFSPVTELKKDTDFEHRMPREQWWLSLRLMLKMLAQYRISMAAYVSGELEHVTRRTLSMDKGF
- the PFKL gene encoding ATP-dependent 6-phosphofructokinase, liver type isoform X2, which encodes MRSMCNQGRGRESSRGGLHVQGSCRGLSRSPQQETGFAKAPAGTDCFFHCSPGSRGQGDRKEEVTSEPGGTSIMSRLGGMNAAVRAVTRMGIYVGAKVFLIYEGYEGLVEGGENIKQANWLSVSNIIQLGGTIIGSARCKAFTTREGRRAAAYNLVQHGITNLCVIGGDGSLTGANIFRSEWGSLLEELVAEGKISETTARTYSHLNIAGLVGSIDNDFCGTDMTIGTDSALHRIMEVIDAITTTAQSHQRTFVLEVMGRHCGYLALVSALASGADWLFIPEAPPEDGWENFMCERLGETRSRGSRLNIIIIAEGAIDRNGKPISSSYVKDLVVQRLGFDTRVTVLGHVQRGGTPSAFDRILSSKMGMEAVMALLEATPDTPACVVTLSGNQSVRLPLMECVQMTKEVQKAMDDKRFDEATQLRGGSFENNWNIYKLLAHQKPPKEKSNFSLAILNVGAPAAGMNAAVRSAVRTGISHGHTVYVVHDGFEGLAKGQVQEVGWHDVAGWLGRGGSMLGTKRTLPKGQLESIVENIRIYGIHALLVVGGFEAYEGVLQLVEARGRYEELCIVMCVIPATISNNVPGTDFSLGSDTAVNAAMESCDRIKQSASGTKRRVFIVETMGGYCGYLATVTGIAVGADAAYVFEDPFNIHDLKVNVEHMTEKMKTDIQRGLVLRNEKCHDYYTTEFLYNLYSSEGKGVFDCRTNVLGHLQQGGAPTPFDRNYGTKLGVKAMLWLSEKLREVYRKGRVFANAPDSACVIGLKKKAVAFSPVTELKKDTDFEHRMPREQWWLSLRLMLKMLAQYRISMAAYVSGELEHVTRRTLSMDKGF
- the PFKL gene encoding ATP-dependent 6-phosphofructokinase, liver type isoform X1, which translates into the protein MRSMCNQGRGRESSRGGLHVQGSCRGLSRSPQQETGFAKAPAGTDCFFHCSPGSRGQGDRKEEVTSEPGGTSIMSRLGGMNAAVRAVTRMGIYVGAKVFLIYEEQRMPYCLSPSPRGRFGARPPSWGYEGLVEGGENIKQANWLSVSNIIQLGGTIIGSARCKAFTTREGRRAAAYNLVQHGITNLCVIGGDGSLTGANIFRSEWGSLLEELVAEGKISETTARTYSHLNIAGLVGSIDNDFCGTDMTIGTDSALHRIMEVIDAITTTAQSHQRTFVLEVMGRHCGYLALVSALASGADWLFIPEAPPEDGWENFMCERLGETRSRGSRLNIIIIAEGAIDRNGKPISSSYVKDLVVQRLGFDTRVTVLGHVQRGGTPSAFDRILSSKMGMEAVMALLEATPDTPACVVTLSGNQSVRLPLMECVQMTKEVQKAMDDKRFDEATQLRGGSFENNWNIYKLLAHQKPPKEKSNFSLAILNVGAPAAGMNAAVRSAVRTGISHGHTVYVVHDGFEGLAKGQVQEVGWHDVAGWLGRGGSMLGTKRTLPKGQLESIVENIRIYGIHALLVVGGFEAYEGVLQLVEARGRYEELCIVMCVIPATISNNVPGTDFSLGSDTAVNAAMESCDRIKQSASGTKRRVFIVETMGGYCGYLATVTGIAVGADAAYVFEDPFNIHDLKVNVEHMTEKMKTDIQRGLVLRNEKCHDYYTTEFLYNLYSSEGKGVFDCRTNVLGHLQQGGAPTPFDRNYGTKLGVKAMLWLSEKLREVYRKGRVFANAPDSACVIGLKKKAVAFSPVTELKKDTDFEHRMPREQWWLSLRLMLKMLAQYRISMAAYVSGELEHVTRRTLSMDKGF